Part of the Paenibacillus sp. FSL R7-0273 genome is shown below.
GATTACGGTGCGGCCGAGTGGCTGGCGAAGCAGGGCGTTGTCAACATCGGCATTGATGCACCGTCGATTGACAATCCGCTGGACACCACCTTTGCCGGACATCTGATCTGCCGTGAATACAGGCTGACCAACACCGAGAACCTGTGCAACCTCGACCAAATCGCGCAGAAGCGCTTCCTCTACTTCGGGCTCCCGCTCAAAATCCGCAAAGGCACCGGCTCCCCCATCCGGGCTGTCGCAGTATTCATTGAATAAATAATGAAGCAGGTGAAGCAGATGAGAAACGGAACGTTAATCGAGGAAATACGGGTGCCGGCTTACGAGGGCAGAAGCGCACTGGTACGAAAGGGGCAGACACTCTATATTATCGACGTGGAGGGTAAGCAGGTCGGCGATTTTGTCTGCTTCAATGCCATGGACCCGGATGAGCACGTCTCTCCCGTTCATATGCGGGCTTCACTGAGCAGCATCCGGCTCAAAACAGGCGACGGCCTGTACAGTAACCGGCGGCAGCCGCTGATGCAGCTGACTCAGGATACGGTGGGACGGCATGACTTCTTTTTTCCGGCGTGTGATTATTACCGCTATAAGATTGATTTCGGGCTGGAGGAGCATCCGAACTGCCATGATAACCTGCAGCAGGCACTGCAGAAATATGGCCTGGGGAACAGGGAGCTGCCCGATCCGATTAACTGGTTCATGAACAATAAGCTGGACGACAATCTCGACTATATCATTGAAGAGCCGCTCTCGAGGCCCGGTGATTATATTGCCCTCCTCGCTCTGACGGATGTGATAGTCGCCCTCTCCTCCTGCTCGCAGGATCTGGCTCCGGTCAACGGGTTCAAGGTTACGCCGCTGCTGATGCAGATTACGGGGTAGTTGCTTTTGTACAGGAATATCACTTTTGTTCACTCCCCCGGAATTCCGGTTTGTGCACGGTTGTCAGCTTGCTGCACTGTTCTGTTCACCCTGTGAAGCTTATACTTATTACTGTGAACAATACAGATGCAGCCCTGGCTGCCAGAACACAGAATGAATTCAGGGGGATGACAATGAGACTGAACAAGCTCAGCAGCCGGAGAGCGCTGTACAGCCGGATATTGGTCAGCATGACGCTTTGCGTATCCTTAACCTTCCTTGCCTCCACCATCATTTATTACAACTACTACATCGGCGTAGAGAAAACCCAGGCCTTCCGCTCCGACCTCAGCAACCTCACCCAGACCAGCAAAGAGGTTGTGAACATGAATGAGGCTGCACAATCCCTTTCTTTTCAAATTTACCGCAACAGCACTATCTCCAAAATCGTCCTCTACGACAAGCCCGACATCTACGACGTCACCGCCGCCATGTCCGAGCTCGGGAATTATCTAAGCTCCATGCCGTACATTGAGTCCATCTATGTCTATAATCCGAAAAGCGCCAAGCTATACATTGCCTCCTCCCACGGCCAGAATGGTGTTTTTACCGAGCGTGAGCTGGTGGATAAGGGCATTCTCGATATTTTGAACCATTATGAGGAATACAAGCCGTTTACACCGATTCCCCGCGTCTACTCGAACGGCGCCAAGGAGAGTGACCAGGTCCGGGCCTATACTTTTCTGTGCTATGACGCCATCGGCTGGGACCGTTCCATCAATTCAGCAGTCATTGTTAACATCTCCGCGCCCTGGATCAACAAGGAGATCAACACTCCGGCAGATTCTGAAAGCGCTACCTTTATTCTGTCTGACAACGGGACCTTTCTGTCCGGCAACAGTCTGGAGCAGCAGGAGCTGGGTCCTGAAGAAGCAGTGTGGGTGAGGCAAAAGATCAAGGGTGATGCTGAGGGCTATTTTATCGGAACCTTTGCAGGTGTTAATTCGCTGATCTCCTATACCGCACCGGATGCCCTAAGCTGGCAGTATGTGCGGATCACGCCGTATGACATCATCACCAGACAGACGGACAGCATCCGTAATGCCACTCTGCTGATCGCCGCCCTCATTCTCATCGGGGGGATCGGATTATCCTGGCTCACCTCAAGGACACTGTATCTGCCGATCAGCCGGATTGTTAAGGAGATGAATATTCTGGAGTCCGAGAAACGGGACAGCATGTTCATGATCAGGCAAAATACAATGCGCGATCTCGTTCTCGGCCTGAAGCCGCTGCAGTCGATTCAGCAGATGGAGAAGCTGAGACAGCTTGGCATCCATTTTACTTTTAATGATGACTACCGGATGATCCTGCTGCGTATCGATAATTACAAAGAGCTGCGGGATGAGCGCTCCTCCTACCTGCTGGCTTACAAATTCGCAATTATGAATATCGCCTCGGAAATCTGCGGCACGACCTACCGCGTCGAGACTGTGGATATGAATGATGACGGCATCCTGGTGCTCCTGAACATCGTTGATCCTAGCGAATACACCGACACCGGACTGATCGAGACGCTCCTGCGCCAGCTTCAGCAGGCCTGCTCCGATTATCTGAAGATCAGCCTCACACCCACCTACAGCCATATCGACCGGAACGCCCAGCAGCTGCACCAGCTTTATAAGCAGGTTAAGGATGCGTCGAACCACCGGCTGTTTTATGGACATGGATGTATCATAGCAGCGCAGTCTATAAGTGCACTTCAGGCTCAAACGTACCATTATCCGACGGAAAAAGAAAAACGTCTCGCCGACGCGCTCATGTGCGGCAAGGCCGATGAAGCAATGGAGCATTTCAGCTCCATTATCCGTGAGACACAAGACTATCCCTTCCATACCGTACAGCTTGCCGTGTCGAGACTCAGTGTGACGATAAAAGAAATTATCAGCACCGTCCAGAAACGCAACCGCCTGCAAAGCGGCAATACATCCGCTCTGCCTGCCCTGGATTCCGTAGAAACGGTCACCGAGCTGGAAGAGGCCTTCTCCGCCGTATTCCGTGAAATGCGTGAGCAGCTGTCCGAGAAAAAAAATACCAAGCAGCATGATCTGATCCGCCTGATCAACCAAAAGATCGCGGACAACTACCGGGAGCCGAATCTCAGCCTCAACCAGATTGCCGATGAGCTGGATATGTCGCCGATCTATATCAGCCGCCTCTACAAGCAGCAGACCCTGAACAGCATCGTCGATGTGATCCTGGAGGTGCGGATGCGCGAGGTATGCAGCCTGCTGGAAAATACCGACCTGCCGGTAACCGTCATCGCCGAGCGCTGCGGCTTCACCAGCAGCTCCTATCTGCACCGGATGTTCAAGCGCAGCTTCGGCACGACCCCGAGCGATTACCGGCGCTCTAAACATGCATAATGAGGCTGGCAGCTTGCAAAGCTGTTAACTATAACCCATTCCTTTACACCGGCGATAATGGACACAGCCAACTGCTGACCCTATTACTTACTGGGCCAGGTCTGGAGTGTAACCAACGTTATAGCCGTCCAGCTCTTTCTGCCGCACAATAAATGCAACTAATATTGGAACGGGGTGACTGGCAAGTGGAAAAGCAGAAGCTGATCCGGATCTTCGACAAGCAGGCTGCCCGGTACGGCAACCAACGGGAAGATGCCCGGCAGACACGCTGGCGCCGCCAGCTCATAGGCTGTGCCGAGGGCGAGGTTCTTGAGCTGGCCGTAGGGGCAGGCGCCAATTTTCCGTATTATCCTCCGGGCATCCGGCTTACCGCAGCAGATTTCAGCACGGGAATGCTGGAGAAGGCCAGACAGGCGGCAGCCCATTACCGGATGAACAGCAGCTTCATCTGCTCAGACATAGAAGAGCTGAGCTTCCCTGATCATTCGTTCGATACCATCGTATCGACCTTATCCTTCTGCAGCTACGCCCGCCCGCTGCCGGTACTGCAGCGCCTCGGCCGCTGGTGCAGACCCGGCGGGCAAATCCTGCTCATGGAGCATGGTATCAGCACGAGCCCGGCCCTTTCCCTGGCCCTCAGAGCACTTAACCCCCTGCTCTACCGGATTTACGGCTGCCACCATACCCGCGACATACTTGGGCTGGTCCGTGAGTCCGGCCTGACCATCAACAAGGTGGAGAGCCACTGGCAGGGGATGGTGCACCTGATTTGGGCCAGTCCTCAGAAGTAATCGTAGATTGGCTGTTTGTCTCTGAGCTGCCCGCATTCCCTTACAAACATTATCCTCTGCTCACTTTCTGACGCATCTCATACCACCTCCAACCAGGCTCCCCCATCCCCAGCCACACCAACTTTCCCAAAGCCAGCCTCCATATCTACCGGAGGCTGGCTTTTCCTGCTGCTCCCCCTCTCCCTGCCCCGGAGGCTGTTGGCTGGCGGGCTTTGCTGCCTTGCGGTCCTAAAGAGCTTGTATCCACCATTAAGGTGAGGAGCAGCGGAAGGGAAGTTTGGAACTGGAGGAGCGGGAGCGTCCGCCTTTATATTTGGATTTCTACCGCGTCCAGCGGTTTCAATCAGGAAATCCAAATATAACAGCGGCCGGAAGTCCAAACATTCCCTGGAGTTGCGTAACCACCCAAATGCCCCTCTACAAGCTCTCTCCCTCCCCCCGGCAACAAAAAAGCCCCAAAAGCCATTGGCCTCCGGGGCATCCTCCACTATTTAATACCTTTTTCAGCCACGTACGCATTCCACTGCTTCGTCCACTCCGCCTGGATCTTCTCCAGACCAGCCTGTTTGGCCTTCTGCAGGAAGGTATCCAGACCCTTGTCGATGTCCTCGACAAGCCCGGCCTGCAGCGGGAAGAGGTATTGCTTCTCCACCTGCTCCAGCGCCGCTTTTTCCGCCTGGTAGGAGGAGTAGTCTTCCGCAAAGCCAAGGAACAAGTCCGGCTTCTGGATTTTGTCCAGCTCATCAAAGATCGCCTTCACCCCGTCGAAGCCCTGGTCAAACAGCATGTACTCCGGATTCCGCCAGGCCCAGCCGTTCATTCCTTCGCGGGAGAAGCCGTTGCTGGTGCTGGTGCCGACCAGCTTGTAATAGCCGTTCTCAACGGTGTAGTTCTTGCCCTCGATCCCGTACTGGGTCAGCAGATTGTAGCGTTTGTCGAGTACCAGCTTCTCATAGAAGGCCAGTGCGCGTTCCGGATTCTTGCTGCTCTTCGGAATCGCAAAACCGTTATGAATCGGATGCACAGGCGTAGCATAACCGGTAGTCAGACCGAACGGGGAATAGGCCAGCTCCCACTCGGGATGAGTCGTGCTGATCTTCATCTTCATGTCATTGTAGCGGGTCGGGTTATCCCCGAACATGCTGGCTGCTTTGCCGGAAGTAATCGGGTCCTGCATCGTGTCCTTGATGTTCAGCACGTTTTTCGGGATAAAGCCTTTGTCCGCCCAGCGCTTCATCGTTTTCAGCTCTTCTTTTTGCTCATCGGAGCCCCAGTAGGAGTAGACGGTAGTCGGGGATTCATATTTCACGCCCATGCCGTAAGGGAGCGCACCGACCATTTTGTTAAGCTCGGTATAAATGTAGTGGAGATTATTGCCGATATCACTGTTCAGGGACATTGGCATCAGATCCGGCTCGTTCGCGGCAATGCCGTCCATGTAAGCCTCATAGCTGGCCAGATCCTTTGGCACCGGCAGATCATATTTCTTGCGCAGATCCTCGCGGTATACGAAGCCGTTGGTCACATACTCCTTGTATGTGGCAGGTACCGTGTAGATTTTGCCGTCTACCTTTACATCCTCCCACATCGATTCCGGGACAAACTTTTGCAGCTCAGGAGCAGCCTTAGGCAGCAGGTCGTCTATCGCCAGGAAGGCACCGCGTTTTGCATACGATTGATATTGGGTCCAGTCCGCCGTAAAAATCAGATCAATCGCCTGCCCGGAGGACAGCAGCAGCTTGTATTTCTGATCCCAGTCCGTCCAGCTGGTATAGTTGAACTTGACGGTGGCGTTCAGCTCTTCCTGCGCCATTTTGTTGATTTCGTCCTGGATGACCGGCAGATCCTTCGGCGCATCCCCGAGCATATAGAACTGAAGCTCCACCTTCTTGGACGTGTCGATACCGGTCTCTGCCGGGGCTGCTGTACTGGCGCTTTCTGTTGCCGCAGGGGTACCCGCATTGCCGCCCTCTCCGCTGCTGTTTGCCCCGTTTGCACTGTTGCCGCCATTGCTGTTGCCTCCGCAGCCTGCAAGGAGCGATAAGGCCAGCGCCGCCGTTGTAAGCGTAACCAGAGATCTTCGGCCTGCTTTCTTTGTCATCATGAACCCTCCTAAAAGTTTTGTTCTCCTGATTTACAAACTTCCCTTTATGTCAGCCGGACAACAGGCACACCCTTGAAGAGCGTGCTCCACTATTCGGTTCTAACCTTTTACAGCCCCGATCGTCAAGCCTTTTACGAAATAGCGCTGGATGAACGGGTACAGGAACAGAATCGGTCCGGTAACCACAATGGCCATGGCCATCTTGGTGGATTCCGTCGGCAGGTCACTGCCCAGGCTGACCCCGGTGCCCGCGCCCATGTTGGCGATAAACGCCGCCGAGTTGATGACATTGTACAGATGGAACTGCAGCTGATATTTATGCGGATCATTGATGAACAGTGAGGAGGAGAACCAGTCATTCCAGTAGGCCAGTGCGAGGAACAGGCCCACCGTGGCAATGCCGGGCATCGACAGCTGGAGCACAATGCGCCAGTAGATCCGGAAATCGCCGGCCCCGTCGATTTTGGCCGATTCGAACAGCTCCTCGGGAACCGCCGAACGGATAAAGTTTTTCATCAGGATAATCAGGAACGGAGTCATCAGCCCCGGAAAAATCAGCGCACCATACGAATCCGTCAGATGCAGATATTTAGTAATCATGATGTACCAGGGCACCAGCCCCCCGCCGAACAGCGTCGTAAAGTAGATATAGAAGGAGAACGTATTACGGTATTTAAAATCCTTGCGGGCCAGCACATACCCGGCCATTGTCATAAAAAACAGCCCTGTCAGCGTACCCGTCACCGTCGTAAACAGCGTAACCCCGTAGGCCCGCAGCACCTCATCCGGGAAGGTGAACACCGTTTTGTAGCCCTCCAGCGAAAACTCCGCCGGGATCAGATGATAGCCATCCTTGATGATCGACTCATTGGCTGTCAGGGAGGCGGATATAATCAGCAGAAACGGTATCAGGCAGGCCAGCGAGCCGAGAATAATGACCGCGTACGCCAATCCCTGCAGCAGCCTTGTATAAGGATCGTCTTTAATATGCATACTCCTTCTCCCCTCCTAGAACAGCGCGTAGTCATCGTTTATTTTGCGGATAATGTAGTTGACGGTCATGATGAGAATGAAGCCGAACAGGGATTGGTAGAGCCCCGCCGCCGTCGCCATCCCGATGTCAAACGTCACCTTTAGTGAACGGAATACATACGTGTCCAGAATATCCGTTGTATTGTAGAGCACCCCGTTATTACCTATTAGCTGGTAAAAGAGGTCAAACTGTCCCTTCATAATACTGCCGAGCGAGAACAGCAGCAGCACAACGAAGGTCGACTTCAGCATCGGTACTGTGATATACCAGATCCGCTGGAAAATATGTGCACCGTCGATTTTGGCCGCCTCATAATATTCGTCACTGATTCCGGTAATGGCCGCGAGGTAGATCACCATGCTGTAGCCGAGATTTTTCCACAGGTAAAAAAGAATGATCAGGAAGATCCACACCAGCGGCTTATTGTACACATCGACCGGACCCGCACCGAATCTGGCCAGCAGCGTATTCAGGAAACCGCTATCATAATTGAATACGTTGTAGACGATAACACTCAGGATAACGAAGGATACAAAGTACGGCAGGAACATAATCGACTGGGTCAGCTTTTTGAACCATTTGACGCGCAGCTCGCTGAGCAGGATTGCACAGACAATTGCCAGAACGTTGCCAAGCAGGATAAAAGCCAGATTGTAGCCGATCGTATTCAGGGTAAGCTTTACCAGCGTGCCGGACTTCCATAGGAATTCAAAGTTCTTGAACCCGACGAACGGTGCATCGAACAGACCTGAATTGAAGTCAAACTGGGTGAACGCGTAATAGACGCCTACCATCGGAAAATACGAATTGATCAGGAAAAACAGCAGTGCCGGGAGCAGCATCAGAAACAGAACCCGGTTATGGATCAGCTCGTGCAGAAAGCCCTTCTTTTTCTTCTTTATGGTGCCAGCCCCCAGTGGTGAAGCTGCCGGAGTGCCTCCCTTTAAAGGAAGCTCTATCGCCAGCGGTGTTCCGGATTTGCGTGTGCGCTGTCTCAAAGCCCTCACTCTCCTATGCCTGTATATGCCCCAAGTATAGAAAAGCCCCGTCCGCCAGGACAGTAGCCGTTCAGGGTATTCCTGTATTATGTTGCGGTTATGCGGGTGAACTTTTGCAACTTTTGTGCAGGATCACAGGATAACGGCCTATATACGCACGCCAAAAAGCCCCTGCGCTTCTTCCGCAGAAGAAAGCACCGGGGTGAAATATCCGAATTTACATTTTAAAAAGAAGCCTCTGCCGCTTTGCCCTGGACAGTCCGCTGACCTCCATTCTGCGATTCTGATGCATACAGCACCTTCCGCCCGCGCCAGCGCCGCAGCACCAAGAGCCCTCTCGCCGCTTCATCGGCGATCATGCAGCAGTAAATACCGACCAGACCCCAGCCCCAGCTGATGCCGAGGAGATAGGAACCTCCGATTCCAATAGTGGTCATGCAGATCAGGGAAATCGTCATCGTATAGCGGGTATCCCCGATGGCGTTAAGCGCATTGCCCATGGCCATGTTGAGCATTTTGCACGGCTGCAGCAGCAGGTTCAGCACCAGCAGCGTCACACCAATTGAGATAATCTCCCCGTCTACCGTGAACATACCAAGCAGTGACTTTCCAAAAGCGAACAGCAGCACGACATTCGCACTGACAATTGCCAGCCCGATATACAGCGTCCGGAATGCGCTGCGGTAGACCTCAGACAGCTGACGTGCGCCGAATAAAGTAGCAATCCGGATCTGGCCTGCCATCGCTACCGCGTAGCCCAGGGTAAAGCAGAACGACTCCAGTGTATTCAGATAGGTGCGTGCCGCCAGCTCTTTGGCCCCGAGCATAGCCAGAAAAGAGTAAATCGCCAGCTGTGAGACTACCCAGGCTGAGGAATTCAGCCCCAGCGGCCAGCTGATCTTCACAATCTCCCCGAACAGCTTCCGCTTGAAGACAGCGAAATCCCGCAGCCGGATTCTGCGTTCAAAGGCGCCGCAGAACATCACCAGCAGAACAATTGTGCCGAGCCCTCTGCTGATCACATTAGAGATGGCGATTCCGCCAAGTCCCATTTGCGGCAGTCCGAACATGCCGAAGATAAAAATATAATTCAGAATAATATGGATTACATTAACTGCAACCCCCGTATACATCGGCCCCCGGGTATTGCCTGTATTGCGGATAGCCGAGCCCAGGGAAGCGGTCAGTCCTACCAGGAATAATCCGCCGCCCACATAAGTCAGATAGACATGAGCCAGCGGAATCAGCTCTCCGGATATATTCAGCGCTCCCCCGATCGGATCGGCGAACAAAAACATAACCACGCTGACGATAAGCCCCAGCACCGTACTTGCTGTAACCCCCATTATCGCAATTACACGTGCATCCTCCTGCCGTCCCGAACCGAGCCGCTGGGCAATCAGAATGCCTGCGCCGCCGGCAAAGGTGGTGAACAATGTTGTCAGCGCCCCAAACAGCTGGTTCGATATGCCGACGACCGCCACCGCATCGTCCGAAATACGGCTGACCATAATGGTATCCACGGTTCCCAGCAGCGTCTGCAGAAAAATCTCAATAAAAATCGGCCAGGCCAGCACCCAAAGTCCGACGTTTCCTGTCTTCAGTTTCACGTTGGGTTTCACTAAATGAACTCCCCCTCATCCTGCTGCACTCTTAGATAGTATCCTTGTAACCTGCCTGCAAATTACCTTGCTAGGAGTAAATTATAGGTGATATACTACGGGAAATGTAGCAAATTCCCAACCTAAACTTTCAATTTCTAAACCTGATCTGCAGGAGGACGATATGAGTCTGCTCCAATTCTCCAGCCCGCCGCTGCCGCATTACATTATCAGCGGACTTACGAATTATCCGCAGGGCTTCCGCCATGTGAACCGCCATAACATCAAAGTGTTCGACCTGCTGGTCGTCCGGGAGGGCTGCCTCTATCTTGGCGAAGAGGACAGAACCTATGAAGTCCGGGCAGGAGAAGCACTGATTCTCCGTCCGGACTGCCATCATTACGGGACCGAAGCTTGCCGTGAGGACGGCTCCTACTACTGGCTCCATTTTCAGACCCCGGGTCCGTGGTGTTCCATAAGCTGTCATGCTGAAGCTCCCCGTGAACGGGATACCACGGAGGAGTCTGATCATTTCAACTTGTATAACGCACGTACCTTCAGCCTCCGGCTGTCGCAGTATATGACGCTGCTGCAGCCGGCCAGAATGGAGGAGCTGCTCGCCCAGCTCGAGCTCCTTAAGGTCAACGCCCACCTGGATGCCGTCCGCTTCAAGCAGCAGATGCTGTTCCAGGAGCTGCTGCAGCAGCTCTCCGCCTCCGTGCACCGCGAACGGTCCGCGTCTCAATCGACCGCCTGCGCCGAGCAGGCGGCCTCCTTCCTCCGCGCCCATTACCGCGAGGAGATTACGACCGGCATGCTGGGCGACTGCCTCAACTTTCATCCGGTCTATATCGCCCGCTGCATGAATCAGGAGTACGGCTGTCCTCCGATGGAATACCTGCTCCGCTACCGGATCGAGCAGAGCAAGCTGCTGCTGATGCAGACCAGCTTCCCGATTGCCCGTATTGCCGAGGAGGTCGGCTTCAACCAGGCGCCCTACTTCAGCTCCAGCTTCATGAAGCTGGAGGGGATTTCGCCGCGCCAGTACCGGCAGCGGTTCTCTTGAGCAACATTACCTAATTCGGTGCATAGGTCCCTTTGGGCCAAATCAGGGACATTTAAGTGAACTTTTTCCCACTATTATTCTAAAACCGTTGTTTCACGAAGAATTAAGTAGCGAAAGTCCACCTAATTTACTAAAAGCAGCTCACAGTTCGTTCTGCTCCGATCCTGACAATAGCGCAGACAACAGCCCCTGTATAACCGGTAGCATTCCCGGCAATACAGGGGCTGTTTATTTTTTGTGTAATATAAAGGGCAATTCTTTGCAGTACATCCAGTTGGCTCAGACCCGATCAAATCCCTTACGTATTACCAATCGCACAGAACATCAGCTAGCCGCTACCCAGCTTACCAGCTAACCTTCTTAGCCTTTCACCACCGCGTACTTCTCTTTATACTGCTCCAGCGTTACCACCTCGCCAAAGATCCCGATATCGCGCAGCCCCGACCGGTGCATCTCCTCATCCTTGGAAGCGCAGCAGTCGCTGATGCAGACAACCTTGTACGTATGGTACATCGCATCCGATGCCGTTGAGCGGACACAGACATTGGTCCATACACCGGTAACCGCTACCGTGTCGATCCCCTCTTCCCGCAGGAACAGGTCCATATCCGTATAGCTGAACGCGCTGTGGCGTCTCTTTTGCACCACATAGTCTCCCTTTGACTCATCCGGTGTAAGCTCGGCAATGAAATCCGATCCCCAGCTGCCCTTGATAGCATGAACCGGCCGGACCCGGAAGTCGGCATCGTTTTTGCGGTGCGCTTCCTGTACGAAGATCACCTGGATCTCATTTTCGTGGCTGAACGCAATCAGGTCCTGGAGCGCCGGTACGATTCCCGCTCCGTTTGGACAAGTCAGTGCCCCGTCCGGATGAATAAAATCATTTAGCATATCTATGACTACTATTGCGTGTTTTCCCATATTACTCACGTTCCCTTCGGTTTAGTATTTCAGCAGGCGCGGAAGCTCGCTGATCGTCTGGCGCTTTACATATTCACCATGTCCCGGCTTGCCGACCACACCCAGTGCATCATCGTAGACCAGCGTACCGCGGACGATCGTTTTATCCACCTTGCCTTTTAGCTTCATACCATGGAACGGCGTATATTTAGGCTTACAGTGCATCTGATCCTTATCCAGCGTCCACTCCTTCTCCAGATCCACAATGGTGAAGTCCGCGTCAGTACCGATCTCCAGCGCCCCTTTTTTCGGATACAGGCCGTAGTGGATTGCCGGATTTGTGCAGAGCAGCTCTACCAGCCGGGAGAGACTCAGTCTGCCTTTGTTGTAGCCTTCGCTGATCATAATCGGCACCAGTGTCTCTACCCCCGGGATTCCCGGAAAAGAAGTCCAGACATCCATCCCCGGCGCATCCTTCTCAGTGGCAATTTCATAAGGGGCATGGTCGGTGGCCATAAAATCGATCGTTCCGTCCGCCAGTCCCTGCCACAGTACTTCATTATCCTTTGCTGTGCGCAGCGGCGGCGCGATCTTGGCGAACGTACCGAACTCGGTCATCGCATCTACCGCATTAAGCGTCAGGTAGTGCGGACAGGATTCCGCAGTCACCT
Proteins encoded:
- a CDS encoding class I SAM-dependent methyltransferase, producing MEKQKLIRIFDKQAARYGNQREDARQTRWRRQLIGCAEGEVLELAVGAGANFPYYPPGIRLTAADFSTGMLEKARQAAAHYRMNSSFICSDIEELSFPDHSFDTIVSTLSFCSYARPLPVLQRLGRWCRPGGQILLMEHGISTSPALSLALRALNPLLYRIYGCHHTRDILGLVRESGLTINKVESHWQGMVHLIWASPQK
- a CDS encoding ABC transporter permease; the encoded protein is MRQRTRKSGTPLAIELPLKGGTPAASPLGAGTIKKKKKGFLHELIHNRVLFLMLLPALLFFLINSYFPMVGVYYAFTQFDFNSGLFDAPFVGFKNFEFLWKSGTLVKLTLNTIGYNLAFILLGNVLAIVCAILLSELRVKWFKKLTQSIMFLPYFVSFVILSVIVYNVFNYDSGFLNTLLARFGAGPVDVYNKPLVWIFLIILFYLWKNLGYSMVIYLAAITGISDEYYEAAKIDGAHIFQRIWYITVPMLKSTFVVLLLFSLGSIMKGQFDLFYQLIGNNGVLYNTTDILDTYVFRSLKVTFDIGMATAAGLYQSLFGFILIMTVNYIIRKINDDYALF
- a CDS encoding AraC family transcriptional regulator; this translates as MRLNKLSSRRALYSRILVSMTLCVSLTFLASTIIYYNYYIGVEKTQAFRSDLSNLTQTSKEVVNMNEAAQSLSFQIYRNSTISKIVLYDKPDIYDVTAAMSELGNYLSSMPYIESIYVYNPKSAKLYIASSHGQNGVFTERELVDKGILDILNHYEEYKPFTPIPRVYSNGAKESDQVRAYTFLCYDAIGWDRSINSAVIVNISAPWINKEINTPADSESATFILSDNGTFLSGNSLEQQELGPEEAVWVRQKIKGDAEGYFIGTFAGVNSLISYTAPDALSWQYVRITPYDIITRQTDSIRNATLLIAALILIGGIGLSWLTSRTLYLPISRIVKEMNILESEKRDSMFMIRQNTMRDLVLGLKPLQSIQQMEKLRQLGIHFTFNDDYRMILLRIDNYKELRDERSSYLLAYKFAIMNIASEICGTTYRVETVDMNDDGILVLLNIVDPSEYTDTGLIETLLRQLQQACSDYLKISLTPTYSHIDRNAQQLHQLYKQVKDASNHRLFYGHGCIIAAQSISALQAQTYHYPTEKEKRLADALMCGKADEAMEHFSSIIRETQDYPFHTVQLAVSRLSVTIKEIISTVQKRNRLQSGNTSALPALDSVETVTELEEAFSAVFREMREQLSEKKNTKQHDLIRLINQKIADNYREPNLSLNQIADELDMSPIYISRLYKQQTLNSIVDVILEVRMREVCSLLENTDLPVTVIAERCGFTSSSYLHRMFKRSFGTTPSDYRRSKHA
- a CDS encoding carbohydrate ABC transporter permease, with protein sequence MHIKDDPYTRLLQGLAYAVIILGSLACLIPFLLIISASLTANESIIKDGYHLIPAEFSLEGYKTVFTFPDEVLRAYGVTLFTTVTGTLTGLFFMTMAGYVLARKDFKYRNTFSFYIYFTTLFGGGLVPWYIMITKYLHLTDSYGALIFPGLMTPFLIILMKNFIRSAVPEELFESAKIDGAGDFRIYWRIVLQLSMPGIATVGLFLALAYWNDWFSSSLFINDPHKYQLQFHLYNVINSAAFIANMGAGTGVSLGSDLPTESTKMAMAIVVTGPILFLYPFIQRYFVKGLTIGAVKG
- a CDS encoding DUF1989 domain-containing protein; amino-acid sequence: MRNGTLIEEIRVPAYEGRSALVRKGQTLYIIDVEGKQVGDFVCFNAMDPDEHVSPVHMRASLSSIRLKTGDGLYSNRRQPLMQLTQDTVGRHDFFFPACDYYRYKIDFGLEEHPNCHDNLQQALQKYGLGNRELPDPINWFMNNKLDDNLDYIIEEPLSRPGDYIALLALTDVIVALSSCSQDLAPVNGFKVTPLLMQITG
- a CDS encoding MATE family efflux transporter; the encoded protein is MKPNVKLKTGNVGLWVLAWPIFIEIFLQTLLGTVDTIMVSRISDDAVAVVGISNQLFGALTTLFTTFAGGAGILIAQRLGSGRQEDARVIAIMGVTASTVLGLIVSVVMFLFADPIGGALNISGELIPLAHVYLTYVGGGLFLVGLTASLGSAIRNTGNTRGPMYTGVAVNVIHIILNYIFIFGMFGLPQMGLGGIAISNVISRGLGTIVLLVMFCGAFERRIRLRDFAVFKRKLFGEIVKISWPLGLNSSAWVVSQLAIYSFLAMLGAKELAARTYLNTLESFCFTLGYAVAMAGQIRIATLFGARQLSEVYRSAFRTLYIGLAIVSANVVLLFAFGKSLLGMFTVDGEIISIGVTLLVLNLLLQPCKMLNMAMGNALNAIGDTRYTMTISLICMTTIGIGGSYLLGISWGWGLVGIYCCMIADEAARGLLVLRRWRGRKVLYASESQNGGQRTVQGKAAEASF
- a CDS encoding extracellular solute-binding protein — protein: MTKKAGRRSLVTLTTAALALSLLAGCGGNSNGGNSANGANSSGEGGNAGTPAATESASTAAPAETGIDTSKKVELQFYMLGDAPKDLPVIQDEINKMAQEELNATVKFNYTSWTDWDQKYKLLLSSGQAIDLIFTADWTQYQSYAKRGAFLAIDDLLPKAAPELQKFVPESMWEDVKVDGKIYTVPATYKEYVTNGFVYREDLRKKYDLPVPKDLASYEAYMDGIAANEPDLMPMSLNSDIGNNLHYIYTELNKMVGALPYGMGVKYESPTTVYSYWGSDEQKEELKTMKRWADKGFIPKNVLNIKDTMQDPITSGKAASMFGDNPTRYNDMKMKISTTHPEWELAYSPFGLTTGYATPVHPIHNGFAIPKSSKNPERALAFYEKLVLDKRYNLLTQYGIEGKNYTVENGYYKLVGTSTSNGFSREGMNGWAWRNPEYMLFDQGFDGVKAIFDELDKIQKPDLFLGFAEDYSSYQAEKAALEQVEKQYLFPLQAGLVEDIDKGLDTFLQKAKQAGLEKIQAEWTKQWNAYVAEKGIK
- a CDS encoding AraC family transcriptional regulator, with product MSLLQFSSPPLPHYIISGLTNYPQGFRHVNRHNIKVFDLLVVREGCLYLGEEDRTYEVRAGEALILRPDCHHYGTEACREDGSYYWLHFQTPGPWCSISCHAEAPRERDTTEESDHFNLYNARTFSLRLSQYMTLLQPARMEELLAQLELLKVNAHLDAVRFKQQMLFQELLQQLSASVHRERSASQSTACAEQAASFLRAHYREEITTGMLGDCLNFHPVYIARCMNQEYGCPPMEYLLRYRIEQSKLLLMQTSFPIARIAEEVGFNQAPYFSSSFMKLEGISPRQYRQRFS